AGAGTAGTTTAACCTTTTTATCCTCAAGTATCAGTAATTTTGAAAGCTATGCATCTAGTGTTGTACAAAAACTGATGACGATCCATCAAGCGATTGAAAAAGCGGAAAGAGGGAAAAGCTAGATGATGATTGAGGACAAGAGAAGAAAACTACGGTGGCAGGCAGATGAAACAGAAGATCGTGTGAGGGACTTGAAAGAGAAAGAAAATGAAACGACACATCTGATATAGGATATTGCTCGTTTACATCAAAGACAAAGAGAAGTCTTAAATGAAATCCTCTATTACAGCAAAGGAACGCATGCAGAATGTTCGGCAACCATCGATTTAGAGGATTTAGAACAAGAACAGCATTCAATCATGCGCCATTTCGAAGAAGGACAAGAAGAGTTACATATACTAAGCAAATCAGAACAAAGAAAACAAGAGCAGTTACAAGAAGACCTCATCCTCCTTCAACGAAAAGAAGTGGAGGAACAAGATGCCGAAAATTGATTATAGTGAATGGACTGAACTATCAAGTGAAATCACAATGCAACGCTTAAAAATCGTCAGCCAGTTTAAATCATTCAACCAAGCTCAGCAACAATTTAAAGGAGCGAAAGAATTATCTGGGACAGGTTGGGATTCTTCTATAGATTATTTTGACGGTTATACGACGATGTCAGATGCGATCTTTAACGCACTCTATGAAGTCGATGATGTAACAACTGAATATGTCTCGGCTTTTACATCTGAAGTCGGTGCCGCTGAAAATCAGTTGGATACAGACCATTTAGAACGATTAAAATCAGAATTAAGAAGCCTACAAGCTGAGAATGATATCTTGATGGAAGCAGCAGCGAAAGCGTTTGAAAATGTCCCATTTATCAATAAGTTTTTCATGGAACGAAGCATGCTTGGAAAAGCCAAAGAAATCGAGATTTTAGAAAAGTATCAAACCTTTGAAGCCGCACACGGAAGTGATTTTTCAGAGGTTCAAACAGTGATTTCTTCGATTGAACAAGGCTTAGCAGTCCTGGGAAACGCAGGCAATTTTATTGGCGGTGTCAATGGCTATAAGAAAATGTCATGGAAAGACCAAGACTGGTTTAAAACCATTCAAGCATTTAATGAGAAGAATAAAGAAGACCGCTATGAGATCGTTGTGATTCATGAAGATCATGATGGAAAACAGTTTGCGATTTATAAAAATGGAAAACTGGATGAAGGACGAACACTTGACTATAATAAGTTGTTAGCGAAACAAGATTGGGAAATGTTGAAGAAACTTGGACCTGAGACAATCAAGATGTTGCTTAATTTAGATGATGTGGAAGTTTTGTTGGATGATGGATCAAGTACTGGGCAAAAGTGAAGTCGAGTATTTTTCTTATTTTAGCAGTTACGCCCGTTGATAAGGTGAAGGATGTTATTAAAGCGGCGAAGTTGATGAAAAAAGGGGATCATTTGTTAGATGGCGTGAAGTTGACTGCCAAAGAGTTGGAAATGTTAAG
The DNA window shown above is from Enterococcus sp. 12C11_DIV0727 and carries:
- a CDS encoding DUF3130 domain-containing protein; translated protein: MNQFTSSLSDVSFSPKKSFSFSQSSAASGLKSSLTFLSSSISNFESYASSVVQKLMTIHQAIEKAERGKS
- a CDS encoding T7SS effector LXG polymorphic toxin, with product MPKIDYSEWTELSSEITMQRLKIVSQFKSFNQAQQQFKGAKELSGTGWDSSIDYFDGYTTMSDAIFNALYEVDDVTTEYVSAFTSEVGAAENQLDTDHLERLKSELRSLQAENDILMEAAAKAFENVPFINKFFMERSMLGKAKEIEILEKYQTFEAAHGSDFSEVQTVISSIEQGLAVLGNAGNFIGGVNGYKKMSWKDQDWFKTIQAFNEKNKEDRYEIVVIHEDHDGKQFAIYKNGKLDEGRTLDYNKLLAKQDWEMLKKLGPETIKMLLNLDDVEVLLDDGSSTGQK